One stretch of Caloenas nicobarica isolate bCalNic1 chromosome 2, bCalNic1.hap1, whole genome shotgun sequence DNA includes these proteins:
- the LOC135984988 gene encoding uncharacterized protein LOC135984988, translating to MENKILEDRGEFLALLLVTAAAPGRSAAGRGDAPPAATGTPPAGRSAAGARPPSHPPRPAEAPPHQPPSPCAPHARSDPPLRPAPPAVGGAAASSPSARRCREARGAGKKFAKLLGFFVAFLLFFFSLCLHPPVPAVSVAGEAAAGRGAERGRRPPAARRQV from the coding sequence atggaaaataaaatcctggAGGACAGAGGCGAGTTTCTGGCGCTTCTCCTTGTGACagcggcagcgccgggccgttccgcggccgggcggggggaCGCGCCACCCGCCGCCACGGGGACGCCCCCGGCGGGGCGATCCGCCGCCGGCGCTCGGCCGCCCTCGCACCCACCGCGCCCCGCGGAAGCGccaccccaccagcccccctCGCCCTGCGCCCCCCACGCCCGCTCCGACCCGCCGCTtcgccccgcgccccccgccgtCGGGGGTGCCGCCGCCTCGTCGCCCAGTGCCCGCCGCTGCCGGGAGGCGCGCGGAGCCGGGAAGAAGTTTGCCAaacttttaggtttttttgttgcctttttgttgttttttttttccctctgcctccACCCTCCCGTTCCCGCCGTGTCGGTGGCGGGCGAAGCggcagcgggcaggggagcggagcggggccggcggccgccAGCGGCGCGGCGGCAGGTGTGA